The Streptococcus oralis Uo5 genome includes a window with the following:
- a CDS encoding phosphocarrier protein HPr, whose product MASKDFHVVAETGIHARPATLLVQTASKFASDITLEYKGKSVNLKSIMGVMSLGVGQGADVTISAEGADADDAIAAITETMEKEGLA is encoded by the coding sequence ATGGCTTCTAAAGATTTCCACGTAGTGGCAGAAACAGGTATTCATGCACGTCCAGCAACATTGTTGGTTCAAACAGCTAGCAAATTTGCTTCAGATATCACTCTTGAATACAAAGGTAAATCAGTAAACCTTAAATCTATCATGGGTGTTATGAGTCTTGGTGTTGGCCAAGGTGCTGACGTTACAATTTCAGCTGAAGGTGCAGATGCTGACGACGCAATTGCTGCTATCACTGAAACTATGGAAAAAGAAGGATTGGCATAA
- the ptsP gene encoding phosphoenolpyruvate--protein phosphotransferase, protein MTEMLKGIAASDGVAVAKAYLLVQPDLSFETITVEDTNAEEARLDAALQASQDELSVIREKAVGTLGEEAAQVFDAHLMVLADPEMISQIKETIRAKKVNAEAGLKEVTDMFITIFEGMEDNPYMQERAADIRDVTKRVLANLLGKKLPNPASINEEVIVIAHDLTPSDTAQLDKNFVKAFVTNIGGRTSHSAIMARTLEIAAVLGTNNITEIVKDGDILAVNGITGEVIINPTDEQAAEFKAAGEAYAKQKAEWALLKDAQTVTADGKHFELAANIGTPKDVEGVNDNGAEAVGLYRTEFLYMDSQDFPTEDEQYEAYKAVLEGMNGKPVVVRTMDIGGDKELPYFDMPHEMNPFLGFRALRISISETGDAMFRTQIRALLRASVHGQLRIMFPMVALLKEFRAAKAVFDEEKANLLAEGVAVADNIQVGIMIEIPAAAMLADQFAKEVDFFSIGTNDLIQYTMAADRMNEQVSYLYQPYNPSILRLINNVIKAAHAEGKWAGMCGEMAGDQQAVPLLVGMGLDEFSMSATSVLRTRSLMKKLDTAKMEEYANRALTECSTMEEVLELQKEYVNFD, encoded by the coding sequence ATGACAGAAATGCTTAAAGGAATCGCAGCATCTGATGGTGTTGCAGTTGCAAAAGCATATCTACTCGTTCAACCGGATTTGTCATTTGAGACTATTACAGTCGAAGATACAAACGCAGAAGAAGCTCGCCTTGATGCCGCTCTACAGGCATCACAAGACGAGCTTTCTGTTATTCGCGAGAAAGCAGTAGGTACGCTCGGTGAAGAAGCAGCTCAAGTTTTTGACGCTCACTTAATGGTTCTTGCTGACCCAGAAATGATCAGCCAAATCAAGGAAACAATCCGTGCGAAGAAAGTGAATGCAGAAGCAGGTCTGAAAGAAGTAACAGACATGTTTATCACTATCTTTGAAGGCATGGAAGACAACCCATACATGCAAGAACGCGCTGCGGATATCCGCGACGTGACAAAACGTGTATTGGCAAACCTACTTGGTAAAAAATTACCAAACCCAGCTTCTATCAATGAAGAAGTAATCGTGATTGCGCATGACTTGACTCCTTCAGATACAGCTCAATTGGACAAAAACTTTGTTAAAGCTTTTGTAACAAACATCGGTGGACGTACAAGCCACTCAGCTATCATGGCGCGTACGCTTGAAATTGCAGCAGTATTGGGTACAAACAATATCACTGAAATCGTTAAAGACGGTGACATTCTTGCCGTTAACGGTATCACTGGTGAGGTTATTATCAACCCAACTGATGAGCAAGCGGCTGAATTCAAGGCTGCTGGTGAAGCGTATGCGAAACAAAAAGCTGAATGGGCTCTCTTGAAAGATGCACAAACAGTAACTGCTGATGGCAAACACTTTGAATTGGCTGCCAACATCGGTACTCCAAAAGACGTTGAAGGTGTCAATGACAACGGTGCTGAAGCTGTTGGTCTTTACCGTACAGAGTTCTTGTACATGGATTCTCAAGACTTCCCAACAGAAGACGAGCAGTACGAAGCTTACAAGGCTGTACTTGAAGGAATGAACGGTAAGCCTGTTGTTGTTCGTACAATGGATATCGGTGGAGATAAGGAACTTCCTTACTTCGATATGCCTCACGAAATGAACCCATTCCTTGGATTCCGTGCCCTTCGTATCTCTATCTCTGAGACTGGAGATGCTATGTTCCGCACACAAATCCGTGCCCTTCTTCGTGCGTCTGTTCACGGTCAATTGCGTATCATGTTCCCAATGGTTGCGCTCTTGAAAGAATTCCGTGCAGCGAAAGCAGTCTTTGACGAAGAAAAAGCAAACCTTCTTGCTGAAGGTGTTGCAGTTGCGGATAATATCCAAGTTGGTATCATGATCGAAATCCCAGCAGCAGCAATGCTTGCAGACCAATTTGCTAAAGAAGTTGACTTCTTCTCAATTGGTACAAACGACTTGATCCAATACACAATGGCAGCAGACCGTATGAACGAGCAAGTTTCATACCTTTACCAACCATACAACCCATCAATCCTTCGTTTGATTAACAACGTTATCAAAGCAGCTCACGCTGAAGGTAAATGGGCTGGTATGTGTGGTGAGATGGCTGGTGACCAACAGGCTGTTCCACTTCTTGTCGGAATGGGCTTGGATGAGTTCTCTATGTCAGCAACATCAGTACTTCGTACACGTAGCTTGATGAAGAAACTCGATACAGCTAAGATGGAAGAGTACGCAAACCGTGCCCTTACAGAATGCTCAACAATGGAAGAAGTTCTTGAACTTCAAAAAGAATACGTTAATTTTGATTAA
- the nrdF gene encoding class 1b ribonucleoside-diphosphate reductase subunit beta, with the protein METYYKAINWNAIEDVIDKSTWEKLTEQFWLDTRIPLSNDLDDWRKLSNKEKDLVGKVFGGLTLLDTMQSETGVQALRSDIRTPHEEAVFNNIQFMESVHAKSYSSIFSTLNTKAEIEEIFEWTNTNPYLQRKAEIINEIYLNGTPLEKKVASVFLETFLFYSGFFTPLYYLGNNKLANVAEIIKLIIRDESVHGTYIGYKFQLGFNELPEEEQEKLKEWMYDLLYTLYENEEGYTESLYDGVGWTEEVKTFLRYNANKALMNLGQDPLFPDSADDVNPIVMNGISTGTSNHDFFSQVGNGYLLGEVEAMQDEDYNYGLN; encoded by the coding sequence ATGGAAACTTACTACAAAGCCATTAACTGGAATGCCATCGAAGATGTCATCGACAAATCAACTTGGGAAAAGCTGACGGAGCAATTCTGGCTTGATACGCGTATCCCCTTGTCAAATGACCTTGATGACTGGAGAAAACTATCAAACAAGGAAAAAGACTTGGTAGGAAAAGTCTTTGGTGGTTTAACGCTTCTTGATACCATGCAATCTGAAACAGGGGTTCAGGCTCTTCGTTCCGACATCCGTACACCGCATGAGGAAGCTGTTTTTAACAACATCCAATTTATGGAATCTGTCCACGCAAAATCCTATTCTTCTATCTTCTCTACCTTAAACACCAAGGCTGAGATTGAAGAAATCTTTGAATGGACCAACACCAACCCTTACCTACAAAGAAAAGCAGAAATTATCAATGAGATCTACCTCAATGGTACGCCTCTTGAAAAGAAGGTTGCCAGTGTCTTCCTTGAAACCTTCCTCTTCTATTCAGGTTTCTTTACACCACTTTACTATCTTGGTAACAACAAACTGGCCAACGTTGCGGAAATCATCAAACTGATCATCCGTGATGAATCTGTTCACGGAACTTACATTGGTTACAAATTCCAACTTGGTTTTAATGAATTGCCTGAAGAAGAGCAAGAAAAACTTAAAGAATGGATGTACGACCTGCTCTATACTCTCTACGAGAACGAAGAAGGTTATACTGAAAGTCTCTATGACGGTGTTGGTTGGACCGAAGAAGTTAAAACTTTCCTTCGTTACAATGCCAATAAAGCTCTTATGAACCTAGGACAAGATCCACTCTTCCCTGATTCAGCAGATGATGTCAATCCTATCGTCATGAACGGTATTTCAACAGGAACTTCTAACCACGACTTCTTCTCTCAAGTCGGAAATGGTTACCTCCTTGGTGAAGTTGAAGCCATGCAAGACGAGGATTACAACTACGGTTTGAACTAA
- a CDS encoding PTS lactose/cellobiose transporter subunit IIA, protein MNREEVTLLGFEIVAYAGDARSKLLEALKAAEAGDFAKADSLVEEAGGCIAEAHHAQTSLLTKEAAGEDLAYSVTMMHGQDHLMTTILLKDLMHHLIELYKRGVK, encoded by the coding sequence ATGAATAGAGAAGAAGTAACATTGTTAGGTTTTGAAATTGTTGCCTATGCTGGCGATGCTCGATCAAAACTATTGGAAGCTTTAAAGGCTGCTGAAGCTGGCGATTTTGCGAAAGCGGATAGTTTAGTTGAGGAAGCTGGTGGCTGTATCGCCGAGGCTCATCACGCGCAAACAAGTCTATTGACCAAGGAAGCCGCTGGTGAGGATTTGGCCTATAGTGTAACCATGATGCATGGTCAGGATCACTTGATGACAACCATCTTGCTCAAAGATTTGATGCACCATTTAATCGAACTCTATAAGAGAGGAGTTAAGTAA
- a CDS encoding DeoR/GlpR family DNA-binding transcription regulator, giving the protein MLKQEKLDSILEAVNTKGTITVKEIMESLDVSDMTARRYLQELADKDLLVRVHGGAEKLRTGSLLNNERSNVEKQGLQIAEKQEISRFAGHLIDEGETIFIGPGTTLECFARELPIDNIRVVTNSLPVFLILNERKLTDLILIGGNYRSITGAFVGTLTLQDLTNLQFSKAFVSCNGIKDKAIATFSEEEGEVQRIALNNANKKYLLADHSKFNKFDFYNFYNISEIDTIVSDSKLSQETFEDLSKQTTILLSKP; this is encoded by the coding sequence ATGCTAAAGCAAGAAAAACTAGATAGTATTCTAGAAGCAGTAAACACAAAAGGTACCATTACTGTAAAAGAGATTATGGAGAGTCTTGATGTGTCAGACATGACAGCTCGTCGCTACTTACAAGAATTGGCAGATAAGGATTTGCTGGTTCGTGTGCATGGTGGTGCTGAAAAACTTCGTACAGGTTCTCTCTTAAACAACGAACGCTCAAACGTTGAAAAACAAGGCTTGCAGATTGCTGAAAAACAAGAAATTAGCCGTTTTGCGGGTCATTTGATTGACGAAGGTGAAACCATTTTTATCGGGCCAGGAACAACCTTAGAATGTTTTGCTCGTGAGCTCCCAATTGATAATATTCGTGTTGTAACAAACAGTCTTCCTGTCTTTCTCATCCTAAACGAACGAAAACTAACAGATTTGATTTTGATTGGCGGAAATTATCGCTCTATCACTGGTGCTTTTGTAGGAACACTCACCTTGCAGGATTTGACCAACCTTCAGTTTTCTAAAGCTTTTGTAAGTTGTAATGGTATTAAGGATAAGGCAATTGCTACTTTCAGTGAAGAAGAGGGCGAGGTACAACGAATCGCCTTGAACAATGCCAATAAAAAATACTTACTGGCAGACCACAGTAAGTTTAATAAGTTTGATTTTTACAATTTCTACAATATCTCAGAAATTGATACCATCGTTTCAGATTCCAAACTGAGTCAGGAGACATTTGAAGACCTGTCGAAACAAACAACCATTCTTTTATCAAAACCATAA
- the nrdE gene encoding class 1b ribonucleoside-diphosphate reductase subunit alpha — MGLKHLEDVTYFRLNNEINRPVNGQIMLHKDKEALDAFFKENVVPNTMVFDSITDKINYLIEHNYIETAFLKKYRPEFLEELHQFIKDQNFQFKSFMAAYKFYNQYALKTNDGEYYLESMEDRVFFNALYFADGDEAVAIDIANEIIHQRYQPATPSFLNAGRARRGELVSCFLIQVTDDMNSIGRSINSALQLSRIGGGVGISLSNLREAGAPIKGYEGAASGVVPVMKLFEDSFSYSNQLGQRQGAGVVYLNVFHPDIIAFLSTKKENADEKVRVKTLSLGVVVPDKFYELARKNEEMYLFSPYSVELEYGVPFNYIDITEKYDELVANPNIRKTKIKARDLETEISKLQQESGYPYVVNIDTANRANPVDGKIIMSNLCSEILQVQEPSLINDAQEFLQMGTDVSCNLGSTNVVNMMTSPDFGRSIRAMVRALTFVTDSSHIVAVPTIDHGNSLAHTFGLGAMGLHSYLAQQLIEYGSPESVEFTSIYFMLMNYWTLVESNNIARERGITFHNFEKSDYANGSYFDKYVTGEFVPKSDRVKELFKDVFIPSAADWAELREKVQADGLYHQNRLAVAPNGSISYINDVSASIHPITQRIEERQEKKIGKIYYPAAGLSTDTIPYYTSAYDMDMRKVIDVYAAATEHVDQGLSLTLFMRSDIPKGLYEWKKENKQTTRDLSILRNYAFNKGIKSIYYVRTFTDDGGEVGANQCESCVI, encoded by the coding sequence ATGGGATTAAAACATCTTGAGGACGTGACCTACTTCCGTCTCAATAACGAAATCAACCGTCCTGTTAATGGACAAATCATGCTTCATAAAGATAAAGAAGCCTTGGATGCCTTCTTTAAAGAAAATGTAGTACCAAATACCATGGTTTTTGATTCAATCACTGATAAAATCAACTACCTCATTGAACACAACTACATCGAAACTGCATTTCTCAAGAAGTACCGTCCAGAGTTCTTGGAAGAATTGCATCAATTCATCAAAGACCAAAACTTCCAATTCAAATCATTCATGGCTGCCTATAAGTTTTACAATCAATATGCCTTGAAGACTAACGATGGGGAATACTATCTTGAAAGCATGGAAGACCGTGTCTTCTTTAACGCACTTTATTTTGCTGATGGTGATGAAGCTGTTGCGATTGATATTGCCAATGAAATCATCCATCAACGCTACCAACCTGCTACTCCTTCCTTTTTAAACGCAGGTCGTGCTCGTCGTGGGGAGTTGGTATCTTGTTTCTTGATTCAAGTAACTGATGACATGAACTCTATCGGACGTTCCATCAACTCTGCTCTTCAACTTTCACGTATCGGTGGTGGTGTGGGAATTTCCCTCAGCAACCTTCGTGAAGCTGGAGCTCCTATCAAAGGTTATGAAGGAGCAGCTTCTGGTGTCGTTCCAGTTATGAAACTCTTCGAAGACAGTTTCTCCTACTCAAACCAACTTGGTCAACGTCAAGGTGCTGGTGTTGTCTACCTCAACGTCTTTCACCCAGATATCATCGCCTTCCTTTCCACTAAGAAAGAAAATGCTGATGAAAAAGTTCGTGTGAAGACCCTTTCACTTGGTGTTGTAGTACCCGATAAATTCTACGAATTAGCTCGTAAAAATGAAGAAATGTATCTCTTTAGCCCTTACTCTGTAGAGCTTGAGTATGGTGTACCGTTCAACTACATCGACATCACTGAAAAATATGATGAATTAGTAGCAAATCCAAATATCCGCAAGACAAAAATCAAGGCGCGTGATTTGGAAACGGAAATCTCTAAATTGCAACAAGAATCTGGTTACCCTTATGTCGTCAACATTGATACAGCCAACCGTGCTAATCCAGTAGATGGAAAGATTATCATGAGTAACTTGTGTTCTGAGATTCTTCAAGTTCAAGAACCAAGCTTGATCAACGATGCTCAAGAATTCCTTCAAATGGGAACGGACGTTTCATGTAACCTTGGATCAACAAACGTGGTCAACATGATGACTTCACCTGACTTTGGTCGTTCTATTCGCGCTATGGTTCGTGCCCTTACTTTCGTTACAGATAGTTCACACATCGTAGCTGTCCCTACTATCGACCACGGAAACAGTTTGGCTCACACCTTTGGTCTTGGTGCTATGGGACTTCACAGTTACCTTGCCCAACAACTCATCGAATACGGATCTCCTGAGTCAGTTGAATTTACAAGCATCTACTTTATGCTTATGAACTACTGGACCTTAGTGGAGTCAAACAATATCGCTCGCGAACGTGGTATTACCTTCCACAACTTTGAAAAATCAGACTATGCTAACGGTAGCTACTTTGACAAGTATGTGACAGGCGAGTTTGTTCCAAAATCAGACCGTGTTAAAGAACTCTTCAAAGATGTCTTTATTCCAAGTGCTGCTGATTGGGCTGAACTTCGCGAAAAGGTTCAAGCAGATGGACTTTACCACCAAAACCGTCTAGCTGTAGCGCCAAATGGTTCTATCAGCTACATCAACGATGTTTCTGCTTCTATCCACCCGATTACACAACGTATCGAAGAACGTCAAGAGAAGAAAATCGGTAAGATCTACTACCCTGCTGCAGGCTTGTCAACAGATACTATTCCTTACTACACTTCTGCTTATGACATGGATATGCGTAAGGTGATTGATGTTTACGCGGCTGCGACTGAGCACGTGGATCAAGGACTTTCACTCACTCTCTTCATGCGTAGTGACATTCCAAAAGGTCTTTACGAATGGAAGAAAGAAAATAAACAAACCACACGTGACTTGTCTATCCTTCGTAACTATGCCTTTAACAAGGGTATCAAGTCTATTTACTACGTCCGTACCTTTACAGACGACGGTGGAGAAGTCGGTGCTAACCAATGTGAAAGCTGTGTGATTTAA
- a CDS encoding lactose-specific PTS transporter subunit EIIC has product MNKLIAFIEKGKPFFEKLSRNIYLRAIRDGFIAGMPVILFSSIFILIAFVPNSWGFKWSDDVVNLLMKPYSYSMGILALLVAGTTAKSLTDSVNRSMEKTNQINYMSTLLAAIVGLLMLAADPIEGGFATGFLGTKGLLSAFLAAFVTVAIYKVCVKNNVTIRMPDEVPPNISQVFKDVIPFTLSVVSLYALDLLARHFVGASVAESIGKFFAPLFSAADGYLGITIIFGAFAFFWFVGIHGPSIVEPAIAAITYANAEVNLNLLQQGMHADKILTSGTQMFIVTMGGTGATLVVPFMFMWLTKSKRNRAIGRASVVPTFFGVNEPILFGAPLVLNPIFFIPFIFAPIANVWIFKFFIETLGMNSFTANLPWTTPGPLGIVLGTNFQFLSFVLAALLILVDVAIYYPFLKVYDEQILEEERSGKANDELKEKVAANFNTAKADAILEKAGVEATQNTITEETNVLVLCAGGGTSGLLANALNKAAAEYKVPVKAAAGGYGAHREMLPEFDLVILAPQVASNFEDMKAETDKLGIKLAKTEGGQYIKLTRDGKGALAFVQAQFEE; this is encoded by the coding sequence ATGAATAAATTAATCGCATTTATCGAGAAAGGAAAACCTTTCTTTGAGAAATTATCTCGTAATATCTATCTTCGTGCTATTCGTGATGGTTTCATTGCAGGTATGCCTGTTATTCTCTTCTCAAGTATCTTTATCTTGATTGCCTTTGTTCCTAACTCATGGGGCTTTAAATGGTCTGATGATGTTGTTAATCTCCTCATGAAACCTTATAGCTATTCAATGGGGATTCTAGCTCTCTTGGTAGCTGGTACAACAGCTAAGTCATTGACCGACTCAGTAAACCGTAGCATGGAGAAAACCAATCAAATCAACTATATGTCAACATTGTTGGCAGCGATTGTTGGTTTGTTGATGTTAGCAGCTGACCCGATTGAAGGTGGTTTTGCGACAGGTTTCCTTGGGACAAAAGGTTTGCTTTCAGCCTTTCTTGCTGCCTTTGTAACCGTAGCAATCTATAAGGTTTGTGTTAAGAACAACGTCACTATTCGAATGCCTGACGAAGTTCCACCCAATATCTCACAAGTCTTTAAAGATGTGATTCCATTCACTCTATCTGTTGTTTCTCTTTACGCCCTTGATTTACTAGCTCGTCATTTTGTTGGAGCAAGCGTAGCAGAATCAATCGGTAAATTCTTTGCACCATTATTCTCTGCAGCTGATGGCTATCTTGGTATTACCATTATCTTTGGTGCCTTTGCCTTCTTCTGGTTTGTTGGTATCCACGGTCCTTCAATCGTCGAGCCAGCAATCGCAGCTATTACCTATGCAAATGCCGAAGTAAACTTGAACCTTCTCCAACAAGGTATGCACGCTGACAAGATTCTTACTTCTGGTACACAAATGTTTATCGTTACCATGGGTGGTACTGGTGCGACACTGGTTGTTCCATTCATGTTCATGTGGTTAACAAAATCAAAACGAAATCGTGCAATCGGACGAGCGTCAGTAGTTCCAACCTTCTTTGGTGTAAATGAACCAATCTTGTTTGGTGCACCACTTGTCTTGAACCCAATCTTCTTTATTCCATTCATCTTTGCGCCAATCGCAAACGTCTGGATCTTTAAATTCTTCATTGAAACGCTTGGCATGAACTCATTTACTGCCAACCTTCCTTGGACAACACCAGGTCCGCTCGGTATTGTTCTCGGTACAAACTTCCAATTCTTGTCATTTGTACTTGCTGCTTTGTTAATCCTTGTTGACGTAGCCATTTACTATCCATTCCTCAAGGTTTATGATGAACAAATCCTTGAAGAAGAACGTTCTGGTAAAGCCAATGATGAATTAAAAGAAAAAGTAGCTGCAAACTTCAATACTGCCAAAGCAGATGCTATTCTTGAAAAAGCTGGTGTAGAAGCAACGCAAAACACAATTACTGAAGAAACCAATGTCTTGGTTCTCTGTGCAGGTGGAGGAACAAGTGGTCTCCTTGCAAATGCTCTAAACAAAGCAGCTGCGGAGTACAAGGTTCCTGTTAAAGCAGCAGCTGGTGGCTATGGTGCTCACCGTGAAATGTTGCCTGAGTTTGATCTGGTTATCCTTGCTCCTCAAGTTGCTTCAAACTTTGAAGACATGAAGGCCGAAACCGACAAACTTGGTATCAAACTTGCCAAGACAGAAGGTGGGCAATACATTAAATTGACTCGCGATGGAAAAGGTGCTCTTGCCTTTGTTCAAGCGCAGTTTGAAGAATAA
- the nrdH gene encoding glutaredoxin-like protein NrdH produces MVTVYSKNNCVQCKMTKRFLDSNNVAYREINLDEQPEYIDQVKELGFSAAPIIQTPTEVFSGFQPGKLKQLA; encoded by the coding sequence ATGGTAACCGTTTATTCTAAAAACAACTGTGTCCAATGTAAGATGACCAAGCGTTTCTTGGACAGCAACAATGTGGCTTATCGTGAGATTAATCTTGATGAGCAACCTGAGTACATCGATCAAGTTAAAGAGCTCGGTTTCAGCGCAGCTCCTATTATCCAAACACCAACTGAAGTTTTTTCAGGTTTCCAACCAGGAAAACTAAAACAGTTAGCATAA
- the lacG gene encoding 6-phospho-beta-galactosidase, with protein MTKTLPKDFIFGGATAAYQAEGATNTDGKGPVAWDKYLKDNYWYTAEPASDFYHKYPVDLKLAEEYGVNGIRISIAWSRIFPTGYGKVNDKGVEFYHNLFAECHKRHVEPFVTLHHFDTPEALHSNGDFLNRENIEHFVDYAAFCFEEFPEVNYWTTFNEIGPIGDGQYLVGKFPPGIQYDLAKVFQSHHNMMVSHARAVKFFKDKGYKGEIGVVHALPTKYPLDPDNPADVRSAELEDIIHNKFILDATYLGRYSEETMEGVNHILAVNGGSLDLREEDFAVLEAAKDLNDFLGINYYMSDWMQAFDGETEIIHNGKGEKGSSKYQIKGVGRRVAPDYVPRTDWDWIIYPQGLYDQIMRVKKDYPNYKKIYITENGLGYKDEFVDGTVYDDGRIDYVKKHMEVISDAISDGAKVKGYFIWSLMDVFSWSNGYEKRYGLFYVDFETQERYPKKSAHWYKKLAETQLIE; from the coding sequence ATGACAAAAACACTTCCAAAAGACTTTATTTTTGGCGGGGCAACAGCAGCCTATCAAGCAGAAGGTGCGACCAATACTGATGGTAAAGGACCAGTTGCCTGGGACAAATACCTCAAAGATAACTACTGGTACACTGCTGAACCAGCCAGTGATTTCTATCACAAATACCCAGTTGACCTCAAACTTGCAGAAGAGTATGGTGTCAATGGTATCCGTATTTCAATCGCTTGGTCACGTATCTTTCCAACTGGTTATGGGAAGGTTAATGACAAGGGGGTTGAGTTCTATCATAATCTATTTGCAGAATGTCACAAACGGCATGTTGAGCCCTTTGTAACTCTTCATCACTTTGATACGCCAGAAGCACTTCATTCAAATGGAGATTTCTTAAACCGTGAAAACATTGAACACTTTGTAGACTACGCGGCTTTTTGTTTTGAAGAATTCCCAGAAGTCAACTATTGGACAACCTTTAATGAAATTGGGCCGATAGGAGATGGTCAATACTTGGTTGGAAAATTCCCTCCAGGTATTCAGTACGACCTTGCCAAAGTCTTCCAATCTCATCACAATATGATGGTGTCGCATGCGCGTGCAGTAAAATTTTTCAAGGATAAGGGATATAAGGGTGAAATTGGTGTGGTTCATGCACTGCCTACTAAGTATCCTCTGGATCCAGATAATCCAGCAGATGTTCGTTCAGCCGAGTTAGAAGATATCATTCACAATAAATTTATTTTGGATGCGACTTATCTAGGACGATATTCCGAAGAAACAATGGAAGGTGTCAACCATATCTTAGCAGTCAATGGTGGAAGCTTAGATCTGCGTGAAGAAGACTTTGCAGTCCTAGAAGCAGCAAAAGACCTGAATGACTTCCTTGGAATTAACTACTACATGAGTGATTGGATGCAAGCCTTTGATGGTGAGACGGAAATCATCCACAATGGAAAAGGTGAAAAAGGAAGTTCTAAATATCAGATTAAGGGAGTTGGACGTCGAGTGGCGCCTGACTATGTCCCACGTACGGATTGGGATTGGATTATCTACCCTCAAGGTTTGTATGACCAAATCATGCGCGTAAAGAAAGATTACCCAAATTACAAGAAGATTTACATCACAGAGAATGGTCTCGGATACAAAGACGAGTTTGTGGATGGAACAGTCTACGATGATGGGCGGATTGATTATGTTAAGAAACATATGGAAGTGATTTCAGATGCAATCTCTGATGGAGCCAAAGTCAAAGGCTACTTTATCTGGTCGCTAATGGATGTCTTTTCTTGGTCAAATGGCTATGAAAAGCGTTACGGTCTCTTCTATGTTGATTTTGAGACTCAGGAGCGCTATCCAAAGAAATCGGCTCACTGGTACAAGAAACTAGCTGAGACACAACTTATTGAATAA